A part of Spiribacter vilamensis genomic DNA contains:
- a CDS encoding SPOR domain-containing protein, producing MEQRIKQRLVGAVVLVALGVIFLPMLLSGPVERTRVDIQLDMPAEPVLDDAPALPDGSTVESPQPGRALADQPALGEGDAVPDPAPAPVSPDAGSAFYVQVGAFGSLDNARRLAGRLTDDDLDVRIAEDDREGRLPYRVQVGPLDSEAAAEQMAQRLADGFDLPGFIVEP from the coding sequence CCCTCGGTGTCATATTCCTGCCTATGCTGCTGAGCGGTCCGGTGGAGCGGACCCGCGTCGATATCCAGCTGGACATGCCCGCCGAGCCGGTGCTGGATGACGCCCCGGCGCTACCCGACGGATCGACTGTCGAATCACCTCAGCCCGGCCGTGCGCTGGCCGACCAGCCAGCGCTGGGCGAGGGCGATGCGGTTCCGGATCCGGCGCCGGCGCCCGTGAGTCCTGATGCCGGCTCCGCTTTCTATGTCCAGGTCGGTGCCTTTGGCAGTCTCGATAATGCCCGGCGGCTTGCCGGCCGCCTTACCGATGACGATCTGGACGTGCGCATCGCCGAAGACGACCGCGAGGGCCGGTTGCCCTACCGGGTTCAGGTCGGACCCCTCGACAGTGAGGCGGCGGCGGAGCAGATGGCCCAGCGCCTGGCCGATGGCTTTGACCTGCCCGGATTTATCGTCGAGCCGTGA
- a CDS encoding CvpA family protein, giving the protein MTPLNWLDLAFIGVIALSVLIGVIRGFVREVISVLVWVAAFWIGARYSAQVGEYLSPWLASSMLRLVAGFAGLFILTLLVGALISYTARVLVGRTGLTGTDRLLGVVFGALRGLLLTGAVVLGAGLTAIPGEAWWQESVIAQGYRPWVCHARVGSWLDQAQQMPGVARAPVNSAAAFAYWEAYCQINSEQNSDSGS; this is encoded by the coding sequence ATGACACCGTTGAACTGGCTTGATCTTGCGTTTATCGGGGTTATTGCCCTGTCGGTGCTCATCGGTGTAATCCGCGGCTTCGTCCGCGAGGTGATATCCGTCCTTGTCTGGGTGGCGGCTTTCTGGATTGGCGCCCGTTACAGCGCCCAGGTCGGGGAGTATCTCTCGCCGTGGCTGGCATCGTCGATGTTGCGGCTGGTGGCAGGGTTTGCGGGCCTGTTTATCCTCACCCTGCTGGTCGGCGCACTGATCAGTTACACCGCGCGGGTGCTGGTGGGCCGCACCGGGCTGACCGGGACCGATCGACTGCTGGGCGTGGTGTTCGGTGCGCTGCGGGGGTTGCTGCTCACCGGCGCGGTGGTGCTGGGCGCCGGCCTGACCGCGATTCCGGGCGAGGCCTGGTGGCAGGAATCGGTTATTGCCCAGGGCTACCGGCCCTGGGTCTGCCATGCCCGGGTCGGAAGCTGGCTGGATCAGGCGCAGCAGATGCCCGGCGTGGCCCGGGCACCCGTCAACAGCGCGGCGGCCTTTGCCTACTGGGAGGCCTACTGCCAGATCAATTCGGAGCAGAATAGCGATAGCGGGAGCTGA
- the purF gene encoding amidophosphoribosyltransferase: MCGVIGMVARNPVNQALYDGLTVLQHRGQDAAGIMTFDRGRLHLRKDNGLVRDVFSTQDMMQLQGNMGIGHCRYPTAGCASAAEAQPFYVNSPYGLSIAHNGNLTNAEDIKRDLFLEDLRHINTTSDSEILLNVFAHKLAELGKLRVSESDIFDAVSGIHERCHGGYAAVAMINGYGVLGFRDRKGIRPLCFGSRETDAGVEYMIASESVALNVLGFRLIRDVAPGEAVFIDLEGNLHTRQCASETQLSPCIFEYVYLSRPDSMLDDVSVYKSRLRMGRMLARKIKREWAHHNIDVVIPIPDTSRTSALDLANDLNLRYREGFIKNRYIGRTFIMPGQAVREKSVRQKLNPIELEFRGKNVLLLDDSIVRGTTSEQIIEMARDAGANKVFFASAAPPVRYPNVYGIDMPAAHELLAHDRSVEEIRQTIGADGMIYQDLEDLKTAVREGNRDLQAFDCSCFDGKYVTDDISVDYLLRLEAERGEAARQVGHESTAVNELGLVRS; this comes from the coding sequence ATGTGTGGTGTAATCGGCATGGTGGCCCGAAATCCGGTCAACCAGGCCCTCTATGATGGCCTGACGGTCCTCCAGCACCGTGGCCAGGATGCCGCGGGGATCATGACGTTCGATCGTGGCAGACTGCATCTGCGCAAGGACAATGGCCTGGTTCGCGACGTGTTCAGCACCCAGGACATGATGCAGTTGCAGGGGAACATGGGCATCGGGCATTGCCGCTATCCGACGGCCGGCTGTGCCAGCGCCGCCGAGGCCCAGCCGTTCTACGTCAACTCACCCTATGGTCTGAGCATTGCGCATAACGGCAATCTCACCAACGCCGAGGACATTAAACGGGATCTGTTCCTGGAAGATCTCCGCCATATCAACACCACGTCCGATTCCGAGATCCTGCTTAACGTCTTTGCCCACAAACTCGCCGAGCTCGGCAAGCTTCGGGTGAGCGAGTCGGACATCTTCGATGCCGTGAGCGGCATACACGAGCGCTGTCACGGCGGCTATGCCGCGGTGGCGATGATCAATGGCTACGGCGTGCTCGGGTTCCGCGACCGCAAAGGCATCCGGCCGCTGTGTTTCGGCAGTCGCGAGACCGACGCCGGGGTCGAATACATGATCGCCTCGGAGAGCGTGGCACTCAACGTGCTCGGCTTCCGGCTGATCCGGGACGTGGCCCCCGGAGAGGCGGTATTCATTGATCTGGAAGGCAATCTGCACACCCGCCAGTGCGCCTCGGAAACCCAGCTCTCGCCCTGCATCTTCGAGTATGTCTACCTGTCGCGGCCCGACTCCATGCTTGATGACGTCTCGGTCTACAAATCGCGTCTCCGGATGGGACGCATGCTGGCCCGGAAGATCAAGCGTGAATGGGCGCATCACAATATCGATGTGGTTATCCCGATCCCGGATACGAGTCGAACAAGCGCGCTGGATCTGGCCAATGATCTCAACCTCCGCTACCGCGAGGGGTTTATCAAGAATCGCTACATCGGCCGGACTTTCATCATGCCGGGACAGGCGGTGCGCGAGAAGTCGGTGCGCCAGAAGCTCAACCCCATCGAGCTTGAGTTCCGTGGCAAAAACGTCCTCCTGCTCGATGACTCCATCGTGCGTGGCACAACCTCGGAACAGATTATCGAAATGGCCCGCGACGCCGGCGCCAACAAGGTCTTCTTCGCCTCTGCAGCGCCGCCCGTGCGCTATCCCAATGTCTATGGAATCGATATGCCGGCGGCGCACGAGCTGCTCGCCCACGACCGGTCGGTGGAGGAAATCCGCCAGACCATCGGTGCCGACGGCATGATCTACCAGGATCTGGAAGATCTGAAAACGGCGGTTCGAGAAGGCAACCGCGATCTTCAGGCATTTGACTGTTCCTGTTTCGACGGCAAGTACGTCACCGACGACATCAGTGTCGACTACCTCCTCCGGCTCGAAGCCGAACGCGGTGAAGCAGCCCGGCAGGTCGGCCACGAGAGCACCGCGGTCAACGAGCTGGGGCTGGTGCGCTCTTGA
- a CDS encoding O-succinylhomoserine sulfhydrylase, with translation MTRGEDTTGLRAGWERTPEQEHSEAIFPTSSFTFRSAAEAAARFGGEESGNIYSRFTNPTVRAFETRLAAMEGGERAIGTASGMAAILSLCMGLLRTGDHVICSLGVFGTTASLFANQLSRFGVTTDFVSPTDVEAWARAMRPETKLLFLETPSNPLTEVADIRALADLAHAHDARLVVDNCFCTSALQRPLDWGADIVSHSATKYLDGQGRCVGGALVGDADTLDRYVFPFLRTAGPTMSPFNAWVFLKGLETLNLRMRAHSDQAAALAEWLRSHPAVSRVFYSGLADHPQHDLAARQQKAFGGIVSFEVAGGRAAAWEVIDRTEMLSITANLGDVRTTITHPASTTHGRVPVDQREAMGIREGLVRISVGLEDLADIQTDLDRGLSRLKPTN, from the coding sequence TTGACCCGGGGCGAGGACACAACGGGGCTCCGGGCCGGCTGGGAGCGGACACCGGAGCAGGAGCATTCGGAGGCGATATTTCCCACCTCCAGCTTTACTTTCCGCAGCGCGGCCGAGGCCGCTGCGCGGTTTGGTGGCGAGGAATCCGGGAATATCTACTCGCGCTTCACCAACCCCACGGTACGCGCCTTCGAGACCCGACTGGCAGCGATGGAGGGCGGCGAACGGGCCATCGGTACGGCCTCGGGGATGGCGGCGATCCTCAGCCTCTGTATGGGGCTGCTGCGTACCGGCGATCACGTAATCTGCTCGCTTGGCGTGTTCGGGACCACCGCCTCGCTTTTCGCCAACCAGCTCTCGCGTTTCGGGGTCACTACTGATTTCGTCTCGCCCACGGATGTCGAGGCGTGGGCGAGGGCGATGCGGCCGGAGACGAAGCTGCTTTTCCTGGAAACCCCCTCGAACCCCCTTACCGAAGTGGCGGACATCCGGGCGTTGGCCGATCTGGCCCACGCCCACGATGCGCGGCTGGTGGTGGATAACTGCTTTTGCACGTCGGCACTGCAGCGCCCGCTGGACTGGGGCGCCGATATCGTCTCGCATTCGGCGACCAAGTACCTGGATGGCCAGGGGCGCTGCGTGGGCGGTGCGCTGGTCGGGGATGCGGATACGCTTGATCGGTACGTTTTCCCTTTCCTGCGAACGGCCGGCCCGACCATGAGCCCGTTTAACGCCTGGGTTTTTCTCAAGGGACTGGAAACGCTCAACCTGCGCATGCGGGCCCACAGTGACCAGGCGGCGGCGCTGGCGGAATGGCTACGCTCGCATCCGGCCGTGAGTCGCGTCTTCTACAGCGGACTCGCCGATCACCCCCAGCATGACCTCGCCGCCCGTCAGCAAAAGGCGTTCGGCGGCATCGTCTCCTTCGAGGTTGCGGGTGGCCGTGCGGCCGCATGGGAGGTCATCGATCGTACCGAAATGCTCTCCATCACCGCGAACCTGGGCGATGTCCGCACGACCATTACCCATCCGGCCAGTACCACCCACGGCCGGGTGCCGGTGGATCAGCGCGAGGCCATGGGTATTCGCGAGGGCCTCGTTCGCATCTCGGTCGGGCTCGAGGATCTGGCCGATATACAGACCGATCTCGACCGCGGATTATCGCGCCTCAAACCGACCAACTGA
- the proV gene encoding glycine betaine/L-proline ABC transporter ATP-binding protein ProV: MTTKISVDNLYKVFGPNPDEGMRLLGDGYEKDAIFEKTGNTVGVQRASFDIEEGEIFVIMGLSGSGKSTIVRMFNRLIDATAGHVYVDGRDVTAMPRNELIDLRRHEMSMVFQSFALMPHKTVLQNAAFGLEVAGADRETREGRALQALEQVGLKPNAQSYPDELSGGMQQRVGLARALAADPSIMLMDEAFSALDPLIRTEMQDELVQLQRDNRRTIVFISHDLDEAMRIGDRIAIMQGGRVVQVGTPEEIVTQPANEYVRSFFYGVDVTRVFSAGDLADRRQVMVFDRPGTSLHAALERLHANNRDLGVVLDTDQRYQGTVTADSLRQAMDSGSDGGFRAAFLESVTSMAAETPLNEVVTQSARTGYPLPVIDTDGRYVGSVSRTAVLKTLDRSGE, translated from the coding sequence ATGACTACCAAGATTTCCGTCGATAACCTCTACAAGGTCTTCGGGCCCAATCCCGACGAGGGCATGCGCCTGCTCGGGGACGGGTACGAAAAGGACGCGATCTTCGAGAAGACCGGTAATACCGTGGGCGTTCAGCGGGCCTCCTTCGACATCGAAGAGGGCGAGATCTTCGTGATCATGGGGCTTTCCGGCTCCGGCAAGTCCACCATCGTGCGGATGTTCAACCGCCTGATCGATGCGACCGCCGGCCATGTGTACGTCGATGGTCGCGATGTCACCGCCATGCCGCGGAACGAGCTCATCGATCTGCGTCGGCACGAGATGAGCATGGTCTTCCAGTCATTCGCCCTGATGCCGCACAAGACGGTGCTGCAGAACGCCGCCTTCGGTCTCGAAGTAGCGGGTGCCGATCGGGAGACGCGCGAAGGGCGTGCGCTTCAGGCGCTCGAGCAGGTCGGACTGAAGCCCAATGCGCAGAGCTATCCAGACGAGCTATCCGGCGGCATGCAGCAGCGCGTCGGTCTTGCCCGCGCGCTCGCGGCCGATCCGTCCATCATGCTCATGGATGAGGCCTTCTCGGCGCTCGATCCGTTGATCCGGACCGAAATGCAGGACGAGCTCGTGCAACTGCAGCGTGACAACCGTCGCACGATCGTTTTCATTTCGCATGACCTTGATGAGGCGATGCGTATCGGCGATCGCATCGCGATCATGCAGGGCGGACGGGTTGTACAGGTCGGTACGCCGGAAGAAATCGTTACGCAGCCCGCTAACGAATACGTTCGCTCCTTCTTCTACGGGGTTGACGTCACCCGAGTGTTCTCCGCCGGCGATCTCGCCGATCGTCGCCAGGTAATGGTCTTCGACCGGCCGGGCACGAGTCTCCATGCGGCGCTGGAACGGCTGCATGCCAATAATCGCGACCTCGGGGTGGTACTGGACACGGATCAGCGCTATCAGGGAACAGTCACTGCGGATTCACTCAGGCAGGCGATGGATAGCGGTAGTGACGGCGGCTTCCGGGCGGCATTCCTGGAATCGGTGACGTCGATGGCGGCGGAGACACCGCTCAATGAAGTGGTGACCCAGTCGGCACGCACCGGCTATCCCCTGCCCGTCATCGATACCGACGGTCGCTATGTGGGAAGCGTCAGCCGCACGGCTGTCCTCAAGACACTGGATCGCTCAGGAGAGTAA
- a CDS encoding ABC transporter permease — protein sequence MREMIDIPIGDWVEGGVEWVRSTLAGPLDGFATGVGFVADGLENTLLFLPDFVLGPLLVALAWNRVGWRFGIFAALALFLVMGIGLWEETMQTLALVIGASLIALAAGLPLGITMARRDSVAMVVRPILDFMQTMPPFVYLIPAAIFFGLGKVPGTIATVIFAMPPAVRLTNLGIRQVSQENVEAGLAFGCTRRQLLYKVQVPLAMPSIMAGVNQTIMLALSMVVIASMIGAGGLGNTVLTGIQRLDVGLGFEGGLGVVILAILLDRLTQSFGLRRGKD from the coding sequence CTGCGGGAAATGATCGATATTCCCATCGGGGACTGGGTGGAAGGCGGCGTGGAATGGGTCCGTTCGACCCTGGCCGGGCCGCTGGATGGCTTCGCCACCGGTGTCGGGTTTGTTGCCGATGGCCTCGAGAACACGCTGCTGTTTCTCCCGGACTTCGTGCTCGGTCCGCTTCTGGTCGCATTGGCCTGGAATCGGGTTGGTTGGCGCTTCGGTATCTTTGCGGCCCTGGCGCTCTTCCTTGTCATGGGCATCGGTCTCTGGGAGGAGACGATGCAGACACTGGCGCTGGTGATCGGCGCGAGTCTGATTGCTCTGGCGGCCGGGCTTCCGCTGGGAATCACGATGGCCCGCCGGGACTCGGTGGCCATGGTTGTTCGCCCGATCCTCGACTTCATGCAGACCATGCCGCCCTTCGTCTATCTCATTCCGGCGGCGATCTTCTTCGGTCTGGGCAAGGTGCCGGGCACCATTGCCACCGTGATCTTTGCGATGCCGCCGGCGGTGCGCCTGACGAACCTGGGTATCCGCCAGGTCAGTCAGGAGAACGTCGAGGCGGGACTCGCGTTCGGGTGTACCCGCCGCCAGCTGCTCTACAAGGTGCAGGTCCCCCTGGCGATGCCGTCGATCATGGCGGGCGTCAACCAGACCATCATGCTTGCCCTCTCCATGGTGGTGATCGCCTCCATGATCGGTGCCGGTGGTCTGGGTAACACCGTACTGACGGGCATTCAGCGGCTGGATGTCGGCCTCGGGTTCGAAGGCGGGCTGGGCGTTGTCATTCTCGCAATCCTGCTGGATCGGCTAACGCAGAGCTTCGGCCTGCGCCGTGGCAAGGATTGA
- a CDS encoding glycine betaine ABC transporter substrate-binding protein, with amino-acid sequence MFKQSTRLLMTGALGLAVASGAQAQDDTIEIGWTAWSDAEFVTKLASRLINENTDKSVELIQTDIAPQYQGIETGDIDAMMMSWLPATHEDYYENVATGVENLGVLYNGAKLGWIVPDHVPEEELNSLSDLSKDSVQDKLDGTITGIDPGAGLTRLSEKAIEEYGMDDYSLQTSSGAGMTAALERATTRDEWIVVTGWSPHWKFGAYDLRYLEDPEGVLGGPERVHILAREGFDADYPEISQVLSRMYLSLEKLQGYMFEAREGSYEEAITRFIDENPEQVDYWLTGEF; translated from the coding sequence ATGTTTAAGCAATCAACTCGACTTCTTATGACCGGAGCCCTGGGACTGGCCGTGGCAAGCGGTGCCCAGGCTCAGGACGACACGATCGAGATTGGCTGGACGGCCTGGTCCGATGCGGAATTCGTGACAAAGCTCGCGTCCCGGCTTATCAATGAGAACACCGACAAGTCGGTAGAGCTGATCCAGACGGACATCGCGCCGCAGTACCAGGGCATCGAGACCGGTGACATCGATGCAATGATGATGTCGTGGCTGCCGGCAACGCACGAGGACTATTACGAGAACGTCGCAACCGGCGTTGAAAACCTCGGCGTGCTCTACAATGGTGCCAAACTGGGCTGGATCGTGCCGGACCATGTCCCGGAGGAAGAGCTGAACTCGCTGAGTGATCTCAGCAAGGACTCCGTTCAGGACAAGCTCGACGGGACAATCACCGGGATCGATCCGGGGGCCGGACTGACCCGGCTCTCCGAAAAGGCTATCGAAGAATACGGCATGGACGATTACAGCCTGCAGACCTCGAGCGGTGCCGGCATGACGGCCGCGCTGGAGCGGGCCACGACTCGCGACGAGTGGATTGTCGTGACCGGCTGGAGCCCGCACTGGAAGTTCGGTGCCTATGATCTGCGTTACCTGGAAGATCCGGAAGGCGTACTCGGTGGACCGGAACGGGTCCATATTCTTGCCCGCGAAGGCTTCGACGCCGATTACCCGGAAATCTCCCAGGTCCTCTCGCGCATGTACCTGTCACTCGAGAAACTCCAGGGCTACATGTTCGAGGCGCGCGAGGGTTCCTACGAAGAGGCGATTACACGCTTCATCGACGAAAACCCCGAGCAGGTCGACTACTGGCTGACCGGCGAGTTCTAA
- a CDS encoding UDP-2,3-diacylglucosamine diphosphatase has translation MRFDTAESPVLFIADLHLDTDRPAATRAFLRFLETTAAEAAALFILGDLFEAWVGDDARPSDDPVAPALATLSARGTPVYLMHGNRDFLIGTDFCRAAQAQLLAEPTVVAIDGEAVLLEHGDALCTDDVAYQAFRRQVRDQDWQRTFLAQPVDRRIEQARDLRRRSGEAMAGKTARIMDVNADTVDQRLRDWGVRHLIHGHTHRPAIHQLTVDDHPGTRVVLGDWFEQGSVLRIDNGVSTLETLGFDG, from the coding sequence ATGCGTTTTGACACCGCTGAATCACCCGTCCTGTTCATTGCCGACCTGCATCTGGATACCGACCGTCCGGCGGCGACCCGCGCCTTTCTGCGATTTCTCGAAACCACGGCCGCCGAGGCCGCGGCGCTGTTCATCCTGGGCGATCTCTTCGAGGCCTGGGTCGGTGACGATGCCCGGCCGTCCGACGACCCCGTGGCGCCCGCACTGGCAACACTCAGTGCCCGGGGCACGCCGGTCTATCTCATGCATGGCAATCGCGATTTCCTCATCGGCACGGATTTCTGCCGGGCCGCACAGGCTCAATTGCTGGCCGAACCCACGGTTGTGGCGATAGACGGCGAGGCGGTGCTGCTCGAGCATGGCGATGCCCTCTGCACCGACGATGTCGCCTACCAGGCCTTCCGCCGGCAGGTCCGGGATCAAGACTGGCAGAGAACGTTCCTCGCCCAGCCCGTTGACCGGCGCATCGAACAGGCCCGGGATCTCCGCCGCCGCAGCGGCGAGGCCATGGCGGGGAAGACCGCGCGGATCATGGACGTCAACGCCGACACCGTCGACCAGCGCCTGAGGGACTGGGGCGTGCGACACCTGATCCATGGTCATACACACCGCCCCGCCATCCACCAACTGACAGTCGACGATCACCCGGGCACCCGCGTCGTGCTTGGCGACTGGTTCGAGCAGGGCAGCGTCCTGCGCATCGACAACGGTGTCTCAACGCTCGAGACGCTGGGTTTCGACGGCTAG
- the gltX gene encoding glutamate--tRNA ligase, translating into MNDKVVRTRFAPSPSGRLHIGNLRTALFNRLLARHHQGVFMLRVEDSDAARSDATAIDGLQSDLRWLGLAWDAGPGIDDPEDWQQSRRAALHADAAERLRTADAAYPCFCSIERLAALRDRQQRAGEPPRYDGRCAGIDPAEAARRVAAGEPSVLRLRMPADGVIGFTDRLRGEQSFPAADLDDPVIQRADGSPAFLFANALDDALMGITHVLRGEDHLSNTPRQLVLLERLGLDAPCYGHLSLVVDERDAPLSKRRGAPGIDDLRDRGVLPEAICNYLARLGNPVPDETLQTLDQLAAGFDVSRLSRRPARFDERQLRHWQSLAMARAPLETLRPALQASCIPHELIPAFIALVQPNLQSAGELNDWAVRLFDDRDVMTDATRARATEVGPEFFETVLTMLESADTSDWKALRAQLEEATGRRGGALMKPLRQVLTGLDHGPALGAIIHIMPAAIRRLRLQRAAAVASGAGSDA; encoded by the coding sequence ATGAACGATAAGGTCGTCCGCACACGTTTCGCGCCAAGCCCCTCGGGTCGGCTGCATATCGGCAATCTCCGCACGGCGCTCTTCAATCGGCTGCTGGCACGACACCACCAGGGTGTTTTTATGCTGCGGGTCGAGGATAGTGACGCGGCACGAAGCGACGCCACCGCGATCGACGGGTTGCAGTCGGATCTGCGCTGGCTCGGGCTTGCGTGGGACGCCGGTCCGGGCATCGACGACCCCGAGGACTGGCAGCAGTCCCGGCGGGCAGCGCTCCATGCCGATGCGGCGGAGCGGTTGCGTACCGCTGATGCGGCCTATCCCTGTTTCTGCTCCATCGAGCGCCTGGCGGCACTGCGGGATCGACAACAGCGTGCCGGTGAACCGCCGCGTTACGATGGCCGCTGCGCCGGCATCGATCCGGCGGAGGCGGCGCGGCGGGTCGCGGCCGGCGAACCATCGGTGTTGCGCCTGCGTATGCCGGCGGACGGGGTAATCGGGTTCACCGATCGGTTGCGGGGTGAGCAGTCATTTCCGGCCGCGGATCTGGATGATCCGGTCATCCAGCGCGCCGACGGCAGCCCGGCCTTCCTCTTTGCCAACGCGCTGGATGATGCGCTGATGGGAATTACCCATGTGCTCCGTGGCGAGGATCACCTCTCCAACACACCCCGTCAGCTCGTACTTCTTGAACGACTCGGGCTGGACGCACCCTGCTACGGGCATCTTTCGCTGGTGGTGGATGAACGGGATGCGCCGCTGTCGAAGCGCCGGGGTGCACCGGGCATCGATGACCTGCGGGATCGTGGGGTGCTCCCGGAGGCGATCTGCAACTATCTGGCCCGCCTCGGCAACCCCGTCCCCGACGAGACGCTGCAAACGCTCGATCAGCTTGCAGCGGGCTTTGACGTCTCCCGGCTGAGTCGGCGTCCCGCCCGCTTTGACGAGCGCCAGTTGCGACACTGGCAATCCCTGGCCATGGCCCGGGCTCCACTCGAGACACTGCGGCCGGCCCTGCAGGCGAGCTGCATCCCGCATGAACTGATCCCGGCGTTCATCGCCCTGGTACAGCCCAATCTCCAGTCGGCCGGCGAGCTCAACGACTGGGCCGTGCGGCTGTTCGACGATCGGGACGTTATGACCGACGCCACCCGGGCGCGGGCCACCGAGGTGGGGCCAGAGTTTTTCGAGACCGTCCTGACGATGCTCGAGTCGGCGGATACCAGCGACTGGAAAGCGCTTCGTGCGCAGCTGGAGGAGGCGACCGGCCGCCGTGGCGGGGCCCTCATGAAGCCCCTGCGCCAGGTCCTGACCGGCCTCGATCACGGGCCGGCGCTCGGCGCCATTATTCACATCATGCCGGCGGCGATCCGTCGGCTGCGTTTACAGCGGGCGGCGGCCGTCGCCTCGGGAGCCGGTTCGGATGCTTGA
- the cysS gene encoding cysteine--tRNA ligase: protein MLEIHDSLSARKSAFVPIDPPRVNLYVCGMTVYDYCHLGHARAMVVFDMVVRYLRFSGYDVRYVRNITDIDDKIIARAAALGESIDALTPRFIDAMHEDADALGCERPDEEPCATAHIDQIIAMIERLIERGYAYQSAGDVYYAVGRFPEYGRLSGKRLEDLRAGARVDAAEEKRDPADFALWKAARPDEPSWDAPWGRGRPGWHIECSAMSTHCLGNQFDIHGGGIDLKFPHHENEIAQSEAATGEHFVNYWMHNGHVRIDDEKMAKSLGNFTTVRDVLARHDAETVRQFLLSSHYRSPLNYTADALLQARSGMERLYTALRGLPGARSEDTDSQSFRDRFQSAMDDDFNTPLAMAVLFDLARSINRAREADDEDRADGLGTTLRELGRVLGLLNQVPAEYLQGGATADDASAERIRERIAERAAARAARDFARADAIRDALLAEGIVLEDKPDGTVWRRDGG, encoded by the coding sequence ATGCTTGAGATCCATGACAGCCTGAGCGCACGGAAGTCTGCCTTCGTGCCCATCGATCCGCCGCGCGTCAATCTCTACGTCTGCGGCATGACAGTCTATGACTACTGTCACCTCGGACATGCCCGCGCAATGGTCGTCTTCGATATGGTCGTGCGCTATCTGCGCTTCAGCGGCTACGACGTTCGCTACGTCCGTAACATCACCGACATTGATGACAAGATCATCGCCCGTGCTGCTGCCCTGGGTGAATCGATCGATGCGCTGACGCCGCGCTTCATCGACGCGATGCACGAGGACGCCGATGCGCTGGGCTGCGAACGCCCGGACGAAGAGCCCTGTGCAACGGCGCACATCGATCAAATCATTGCCATGATCGAGCGGCTCATCGAGCGTGGCTATGCGTACCAGTCGGCGGGTGATGTCTATTATGCGGTGGGTCGTTTCCCCGAGTATGGCCGCCTCTCCGGCAAACGCCTCGAGGATTTGCGCGCGGGTGCCCGTGTCGATGCCGCGGAGGAGAAACGGGACCCGGCCGACTTTGCCCTCTGGAAGGCCGCCCGGCCCGACGAGCCGAGCTGGGATGCCCCCTGGGGGCGGGGGCGTCCGGGATGGCACATCGAGTGCTCGGCGATGTCGACGCACTGTCTGGGCAACCAGTTCGATATCCATGGCGGCGGCATTGATCTGAAATTCCCGCACCATGAAAACGAGATCGCCCAGTCGGAGGCCGCCACCGGCGAGCATTTCGTCAACTACTGGATGCACAACGGTCATGTCCGGATCGACGACGAGAAAATGGCGAAGTCGCTGGGGAATTTCACAACGGTCCGCGATGTGCTCGCGCGGCACGATGCGGAGACGGTGCGCCAGTTCCTGCTCTCGAGCCACTACCGCAGTCCGCTGAATTATACGGCCGACGCCCTGCTGCAGGCGCGCAGCGGCATGGAGCGCCTCTATACCGCGCTGCGGGGACTTCCCGGGGCGCGTTCGGAGGACACCGACAGCCAGTCGTTCCGGGATCGGTTTCAGTCGGCGATGGATGACGACTTCAATACACCGTTGGCAATGGCGGTTCTCTTCGACCTGGCGCGGTCGATCAACCGGGCCCGCGAGGCCGATGACGAGGACCGGGCGGATGGGCTTGGTACCACGCTGCGCGAACTCGGTCGGGTCCTGGGGCTGCTCAACCAAGTGCCGGCGGAGTACCTCCAGGGCGGCGCGACGGCGGACGATGCCAGTGCGGAGCGCATCCGGGAAAGGATAGCCGAGCGGGCCGCCGCCCGGGCGGCACGGGATTTCGCGCGGGCGGATGCGATCCGCGATGCGCTGCTGGCCGAGGGCATCGTGCTCGAGGACAAGCCCGATGGCACCGTCTGGCGTCGCGACGGAGGGTGA